The DNA region TCAGCCTCGCCGGCACCGAGATCACCGGCCGCACCCCGGAGGCCATCTCGCGCGCCGGCCTGGGCCGCAGCTACCAGAAGACCAACATCTTCCTGCCGTTCACCGTCTGGGAGAACGTGCGGCTGGCCGCGCAGTCGCGCGCCCAGCACCCGGCCAGCTGGCTGCGCCGCGCCACCGCGTTCGCCGGCACCAACGAGCGGGCCGAGCGGGCGCTGGAGCTCGCCGGCCTGGCGCCGCGCCGCGATGCCATCGCGGGCACCATCAGCCACGGCGAGCAGCGCCAGCTCGAGATCGCCATGACCCTGGCCACCGCGCCGCGGGTGCTGCTGCTCGACGAACCCCTGGCCGGCATGGGCACCGCCGAGGCCGAGCGCATGGTCGACCTGCTGCAGCGGCTGAAGGACGCCCACGCCATGCTGCTCGTCGAACACGACATGGACGCCGTCTTCGCGCTGGCCGATCGCCTGACCGTCATGGTCGACGGGAAGGTCATCGCCTCCGGCACGCCGCCCGAGATCCGCCACGACGCAGGCGTGCGGGCCGCCTACCTGGGCGAGGAACACTGAGATGGCGGCGCCCCTGCTGATCGAGGCCCGCGGCCTGCACACCTACTACGGCCAGAGCCACATCCTGCGCGGCATCGACTTCCACGTCGCGCGCGGCGAGACCATCGGCCTCATGGGCCGCAACGGCATGGGCAAGAGCACCCTGCTCAAGACCCTCGTGGGGCTGGTGCGCCCGCGCACGGGGTCGGTGCAGGTGATGGGCCAGGACATGACCCGGCGCCCGACGTACGAGATCGCCCAGGCGGGCGTGGCCTACGTGCCCGAGGGGCGCGGCATCTTCGGCAACCTGTCGGTGGTCGAGAACCTGAGGATGGCGGCCCGCCCCGGCAGCCGCGGCCAGCGCGACTGGACCTACGAGCGGGTGCTGGAGACCTTCCCGCGGCTGGCCGAGCGCCTGGCGCACGGCGGCCAGCAACTGTCCGGCGGCGAGCAGCAGATGCTCACCATCGGCCGCGCGTTGATGACCAACCCCGACGTGCTCATCCTCGACGAAGCCACCGAAGGGCTGGCCCCGCTCATCGCACGCGAGATCTGGCGCATCTGTGCCGTCATCCGTGAATCCGGCATCTCGACGGTCATCGTCGACAAGAACTGGAAGCACGTCACGCAGCTGACCAACCGCAACCTCATCCTGGTCAAGGGTGAGGTCGTGTTCAGCGGCACGTCCGACGAATTGCGGGCGCATCCCGAGGTCCTGGCCCAGCATCTGGGCGTGTAAGGGCCGGGGCATTGCGGGCACGCCCCGCAATCTGTCCCTACTTCCGTCATTGCGGGCTTGACCCGCAATCCATCTCCCACGCCAGGCCTGGACGCGTCCGGATTGCGGAGATGGATGCTGGGTCGAGCCCGGCATGACGACGGTTGTTGCGGAGCTCGGGACCGGCATGACGACCGTTGTTGCGGAGTTCGAGCCCGGCATGACAACCGCCATGGCGGGGTCCTCTCCTTGTCAGCCTCCAGCCCACTGCTGACTTCCTTTTCCGCTTCCTGCTGAGCGGCCGCCCAGCCCGCCGCGACGTCGGCGCAATCGGCGCCCGGGTGTAGGTGTCGGCCTACGGTGTTTGGCCCGTGCATCCTTCATTCTGGTGATGGACGAGGACCCAGAATTTTTCCTCACGCAAGTTACGGAACATGACGGCCACACCGACTCATCGAGGCGACCTGCCGAACGCTGCCGTGGGCAGCATCTCCGGCCCCGGCGCCCCACGGCCGAGCCACCATTTCCGCCAGTACGACGTGATGGGCGCCCATCTCGACGGCAGCGGCACGCGCTTCACGGTCTGGGCCCCGAATGCGCTCAGCGTCTGCGTCGCCGGCAGCTTCAACGGCTGGCACGGCGAGTCGCTGGAACGCATCGACGACGGCAGCGGGCTGTGGCACGGTCGCGTCGAGGGGGCACGGGCCGGTGACTATTACAAGTACCGCATCCAGGGCGCGCACGGCGGCTGGATGGACAAGGCCGACCCGTACGCGATGCGCTGCGAGCACCCGCCCGGCACGGCGTCCCAGATCTGGGAGCTGTCGCACGGCTGGGGCGACCGCGAGTGGATGGCGCAGCGCGGCCAGCGCCAGTCGCACCGGGCCCCGATGTCCATCTACGAGGTGCACCTCGGCTCGTGGCAGCGCGAGGAAGACGGGCGCATGCTCAACTACCGCGACATCGCGGTGCGCCTGGCCTCGCACTGCCGTGCCATGGGCTTCACGCACGTGGAGCTGATGCCGGTCGCCGAGCACCCGTTCTACGGTTCCTGGGGCTACCAGACCACCGGCTATTTCGCGCCGACGGCACGCTACGGCACGCCGCAGGACCTGATGGTGATGGTCGACACGCTGCACCAGCATGGCATCGGCGTCCTGCTCGACTGGGTGGGTTCGCACTTCCCGGCCGACTGGCATGCGCTGGCCCAGTTCGACGGCACCGCGCTGTACGAGCACCAGGACCCGCGGCTGGGCTACCACCCGCAGTGGAACAGCCTGATCTTCAACTACGGCCGCTACGAGGTGCGCGACTTCCTGATCAGCAATGCGCTGTTCTGGCTGGAGAAGTACCACTTCGACGGCCTGCGCGTGGACGCCGTCGCATCGATGCTGTACCTGGACTTCGCCCGCGAGCCCGGCCAGTGGATCCCGAACCAGTTCGGCGGCAATCAGAACCTGGAGGCCGTGCGCTTCCTGCAGGACCTCAACAGCGCCGTCTACGCCCAGTTCCCGGACGTGCATGTCATCGCCGAGGAATCCACCGCCTGGGCCGGCGTGTCGCGCCCGGTGCACCACGGCGGCCTGGGCTTCGGCATGAAGTGGAACATGGGCTGGATGAACGACACGCTGCGCTACATCGCGCGGCCGCACTTCTACCGGCGCTGGCATGGCGACGACATCCGCTTCTCCTCGGTCTACGCCTTCAACGAGAACTTCGTCCTGCCGCTCTCGCATGACGAGGTCGTCTACGGCAAGGGCAGCCTGCTGGGCCGCCAGCCCGGCGACGAATGGCAACGCTTCGCGGGCCTGCGCTGCCTGTACGGCCTGATGTGGACACACCCGGGCAAGAAGCTGCTGTTCATGGGCGGCGAGTTCGGCCAGCTGCAGGAGTGGCACCACGAGCGCACGCTCGACTGGCACCTGTGGGCGCGGCCCCTGCACGCCGGCGTGGCGCGCTGGGTGGCGGACCTGAACGCGGCCTACCGCTCGCTGCCTGCACTGCACGTGAACGATTTCGACGCCGAGGGCTTCGGCTGGCTGCCGGTGGACACCGGCGAGCCGCAGACGGTGCTGGCCTTCGTGCGCCGCGGCGCGCCCGGCGACGCGCCGGTGGTCGCCCTGTGCAACATGACGGCCGAGCCGCGCGTCGCGCTGCGCGTCGGCCTGCCCTGCGCCGGCGCCTGGCGCGAACTGCTCAACAGCGACGCGACCGGCTATGGCGGCAGCGGCATGGGCAACCTCGGCCGCGTGGACGCCACCGACACCCCGCTGGCGGACTGCCCCGCCAGCGCCACGCTCACCCTGCCCCCCCTGGCCACCCTGGTCCTGGTGGCGCAAGCCAATTGACAGAGCCCGTTCTGGAGGAGAACACATGCCCGATCACCGCAACGTCCTGGCCTTCGTGATGGCCGGCGGAGAAGGTTCCCGCCTGCACCCGCTGACCGCCGAGCGCTGCAAACCCGCCGTTCCCTTCAACGGCAAGCACCGGATCGTGGACTTCGTCCTGTCCAACCTGGTGAACTCGGAGATCTATTCGGTCTACATGCTGGTGCAGTACAAGTCGCAGTCGCTCATCGAGCACGTGCGCCAGACCTGGACCATGGCGCGCTTCATGCCGCAGCACTTCATCACCTGCGTGCCGCCCCAGATGCGCAACGGCCCCGAGTGGTTCCAGGGCACGGCCGACGCGGTGTTCCAGAACATCCACCTGATCGAGACCATGAAGCCGGACCTGGTGGCGGTGTTCGGCGCCGACCACATCTACCGCATGGACGTGCGGCAGATGATCGACTTCCACATCCAGAGCGGCGCCGCCGCCAGCGTGGCCACCCTGCCGGTGCGCCTGTCGCAGAGCGACCAGTTCGGCATCGTCGACATCGACGACAACAACCGCATCGTCGACTTCAAGGAAAAGCCCTCCACCTGCGACCCGATGCCGGGCAGCACCACCCATGCGCTGGGCTCCATGGGCAACTACATCTTCAACGCCGACGTCCTGCTCGAGCAGCTGCGAAAGATG from Ramlibacter pinisoli includes:
- a CDS encoding ABC transporter ATP-binding protein; the encoded protein is MSDGTVLVQARQLTKRFGGLAAVHDVSLELWLGRIHAVIGPNGAGKSTLTNLLSGDLPPTTGSVSLAGTEITGRTPEAISRAGLGRSYQKTNIFLPFTVWENVRLAAQSRAQHPASWLRRATAFAGTNERAERALELAGLAPRRDAIAGTISHGEQRQLEIAMTLATAPRVLLLDEPLAGMGTAEAERMVDLLQRLKDAHAMLLVEHDMDAVFALADRLTVMVDGKVIASGTPPEIRHDAGVRAAYLGEEH
- a CDS encoding glucose-1-phosphate adenylyltransferase, which codes for MPDHRNVLAFVMAGGEGSRLHPLTAERCKPAVPFNGKHRIVDFVLSNLVNSEIYSVYMLVQYKSQSLIEHVRQTWTMARFMPQHFITCVPPQMRNGPEWFQGTADAVFQNIHLIETMKPDLVAVFGADHIYRMDVRQMIDFHIQSGAAASVATLPVRLSQSDQFGIVDIDDNNRIVDFKEKPSTCDPMPGSTTHALGSMGNYIFNADVLLEQLRKMHENGTSDFGKHILPSMVKSHKLVAYDFDTNHIPGTEPYEEHGYWRDVGTIDAYFDAHFDTLGAAPKFRMTNARWPIYASPDQAESAQIENGVINRSVVGSGSIIDGASLDHAMLRRSVLVERGARLEHCIVMEHSRIGRGAQVRRAIVDQDNDVPAGERIGFDLAHDRKRFHVTDSGIVVVPAGYFHPGAKHHAHPAARPAVRTGKGRLEVVA
- a CDS encoding ABC transporter ATP-binding protein, with the protein product MAAPLLIEARGLHTYYGQSHILRGIDFHVARGETIGLMGRNGMGKSTLLKTLVGLVRPRTGSVQVMGQDMTRRPTYEIAQAGVAYVPEGRGIFGNLSVVENLRMAARPGSRGQRDWTYERVLETFPRLAERLAHGGQQLSGGEQQMLTIGRALMTNPDVLILDEATEGLAPLIAREIWRICAVIRESGISTVIVDKNWKHVTQLTNRNLILVKGEVVFSGTSDELRAHPEVLAQHLGV
- the glgB gene encoding 1,4-alpha-glucan branching protein GlgB translates to MTATPTHRGDLPNAAVGSISGPGAPRPSHHFRQYDVMGAHLDGSGTRFTVWAPNALSVCVAGSFNGWHGESLERIDDGSGLWHGRVEGARAGDYYKYRIQGAHGGWMDKADPYAMRCEHPPGTASQIWELSHGWGDREWMAQRGQRQSHRAPMSIYEVHLGSWQREEDGRMLNYRDIAVRLASHCRAMGFTHVELMPVAEHPFYGSWGYQTTGYFAPTARYGTPQDLMVMVDTLHQHGIGVLLDWVGSHFPADWHALAQFDGTALYEHQDPRLGYHPQWNSLIFNYGRYEVRDFLISNALFWLEKYHFDGLRVDAVASMLYLDFAREPGQWIPNQFGGNQNLEAVRFLQDLNSAVYAQFPDVHVIAEESTAWAGVSRPVHHGGLGFGMKWNMGWMNDTLRYIARPHFYRRWHGDDIRFSSVYAFNENFVLPLSHDEVVYGKGSLLGRQPGDEWQRFAGLRCLYGLMWTHPGKKLLFMGGEFGQLQEWHHERTLDWHLWARPLHAGVARWVADLNAAYRSLPALHVNDFDAEGFGWLPVDTGEPQTVLAFVRRGAPGDAPVVALCNMTAEPRVALRVGLPCAGAWRELLNSDATGYGGSGMGNLGRVDATDTPLADCPASATLTLPPLATLVLVAQAN